From Ipomoea triloba cultivar NCNSP0323 chromosome 5, ASM357664v1, the proteins below share one genomic window:
- the LOC116020283 gene encoding uncharacterized protein LOC116020283 produces MARKSKLMLDLQISLEVMLKRGNKLARKAISDLIVLHHGDAHTLSCRSNDAAAVLFVGPHEYEFSCSNSPAASLFPSSSHYAGSSKRRKRNRHKNRRRDDDIVSFQKAVLGKEIMVAASPLPVRQFPLKDSSEGGSEIDKDAEEFINKFYTDLKKQRRIAALEPPSPFHIWAH; encoded by the coding sequence ATGGCGAGAAAAAGCAAGCTAATGCTTGACCTCCAAATCTCCCTGGAAGTCATGCTCAAGAGAGGGAATAAGCTCGCCAGAAAAGCCATTAGCGACCTCATCGTGCTCCACCACGGCGACGCCCACACCCTCTCTTGCCGGTCCAACGACGCGGCCGCCGTGTTGTTCGTAGGCCCACACGAGTACGAGTTCAGCTGCAGCAACAGCCCCGCCGCCTCTCTATTCCCGTCTTCGTCGCACTACGCCGGCAGCAGCAAACGCCGCAAACGCAACCGCCACAAGAACCGCCGCCGCGACGACGATATCGTTTCGTTTCAAAAGGCGGTTTTGGGCAAGGAGATCATGGTGGCGGCGTCTCCGCTGCCGGTGAGGCAATTTCCTCTAAAAGATAGCTCAGAGGGAGGCTCCGAAATCGATAAAGATGCTGAGGAGTTCATCAACAAATTCTACACAGACTTGAAGAAACAGCGACGAATTGCGGCGCTTGAACCTCCCTCGCCTTTTCATATTTGGGCACACTGA